GGCATATAGAAAGAACCAATGAAAGTGTTCAGTAAATTACCTAGCCCAGTGTAAACACCACACTACAGTCTATGGGAAGGACCATCGCAGCGTTTACTATTTCGGTTGATTACCAAAATGTCGCACGTTGAAGTAGGTTACCTTATTTTCTGCACTATTGTTTCCACACTCTGATAAAATAGAACTGACATAAGTCGATTAGTCCGCTTCTGATAGCAATAAACCCCATCACGAGGATAAGAGAGCATTTGACTGCGTAGCCGATTGGTTTAATCGATATGTAAAGTATCTAACGAGATTGTCGAATTACCGCATAACGTCAAGGTGCAGTTCTTGGTAAAATCGTGTGAAGTATGAACCCAAGATCATACGACATTTGTTATCAATTTAATGCTACGACTatgtaacaaaataaaagtAATTCAAACAAATGTGTAGTTATCACTTTACTGGATATTCTGCCTGATAATAGAACCTTCTTTGAACCTTTCACTTTCAAAACCTTTCGAACAGCAACAAGCCAGTTGTTTGTCTCCCCCTAGTGTATGCATGAGTTCCATACATCCGCAAGTGATTCCAGGTAAAGTTTTCTGGTTTGatgtttattatttaaaaaaagataagGATGGATGTGGATATATAACAGTGTTGGGGCTGTTTGATCTAAATGAATGGTGATTCCTATATTTCAGGAGGGAAAGaaaccacaaacacaaaaagaaGATCTTGTCCAAAGTCCTCTGATGTATGGGTCAGACTCCACTCGACTTGGTAAAGTCTTCTGATGTATGAAGACgctgacaagatttgggaaatattcttgaaagattggagtatTTTAACTAATGTCCCCCATTCAAgttttactcaaaagactacaatctttcaagaatatTTCAGGTGTAAGGATGGCTTTAGTTGGACAGATGACTGGATCCAATATTTTCTGCAGTGGTTTCTCTATATTTGAGCTTTTGCATTTTAATAAGCCTTGTTTTTTGCTTTGCtcaagtgtttgtgtggtgtgtgtgtatgtggaaaaATCTGTTAGTTAAACATCAGCCATATAAAAGATTTTCATAAGAGAACTTGAGATGAAGAAGCCATATCACTTCACATAAACATGGTGTGAAAGGAAAACAATCATTCCAATTAACAGCTTTGTTACACATGAAATTGCAACTGTGAATCACTCATACTAAATGATGATGGGTGATAAGGTCAAAGAAAGCCATTCCGATTCTCTGTTAGTCCTTTGCAGTAAAAGAAAGCATCCTGCTGTGCTTCACGTCCAAGGAAGGTTTTCAACATGTCTGCACCATCTCTTGAGCCACCCGTCTCCAGTATCACCTTTCTGTACTCCTTCCCCACCTGTAAAGCAGCAGAAGGTCTTTAAAACACACCAGACAATGTGTAACAAAATAATGAAGTAAATCAAGAAATGTCTATAACATAATAGGCATATCAATGTATACATGACAAAGGATGGGCATACCATCACTCTGCAGCCACTCacaaatagaatagaatagaatagaaaagaaactttgtcacacaacaatgttggtggtatttgttTGTAGCTCAGTgcggtgaggggggggggggggggtggggtggggttaaTAGCAGAAGgggataaaataaaataaaaaataagtagAGTTGCAAATCTTCAGGAGTCTAATTGCTGAAGGATACAAACACAACCAACACAAGACTGTGAGAAGTGGTATGAAAATGTGTTGAGGCTCATCGTGATACCTTAGGGTTCATGATGCCCTCCTTTCTAAATCGACTGAAGTAGATGTCCATGGAGTAGACCTCACTCCATAGGTAGCCATAGTACTGACCGTCATAACCCCCCGCCAGGTGGCTGAAGCTAGCAGTCATGTTTGTGCCTGTTGAGAAGTAATGCCAGCAGAAAACATATAGGCAGTCAAATATTCCATAACGTCTCAGTAATGAATGTTAGCAAATGAGGTTAGGCTTGGCATTAACATGAAGCATACAGGGATATGTCTGTACTAAAATCCATCTGCACCACACAAGACTACTGAGGAGTTATCGATCCTGTAGAGGGCAATGTTTTCTCTGAAATGGTCATCACCACACATAGCTGCATTTTGATCTTCGACACCATATTCCCATGGGTCAGTTCAACAAACACAattgaagtagcctacttaatatattattgtattatttattCCACTTAAGCCTCATAAATCAATCATGCATGGAAATTAACAGAGATCTTTCCTAAAGAGACATTCACTGTAGGGCCTTTCAGTCTTGCCAGGATATAATGTAGACCTCAGAGTGTGAAGTCTTTACCATAACATCCTGATGGCATCTGCTGATTACCGAAGACTGTAACTGAATACCTTGTGTTGCAGGGATGCCCAGGATGTCTTGGCAGTGCTTAGCAAACTCCTGGGCTGTGTCTGCCTTGGGTTTAGTGTGGAGGGACTGGTCCACTTTACTGAGCACCACCTGCCTCAAGTTCATCAGGCCTGGAGACAACGGACACACCACACAGGCAGGTTACACCCATGAGGGGAACATTTAGCATTTAAGTGCTTTTCAACAGAGACTGATGTGTATATTTAGCATTGGACAGTGTTTTTCTTTAGAGACTGCTTTATTGTGTCATACTGATGGTAAACATCCAGTGGGAAAACAGTGCTGCTTGGAGTGTCATGTTGATGGAACAGTCCAATAAATAAGTGTACAACTGATATTCAAACAACTTCAGCAAACATGATATTTGTGTACAATACCATGAAGATGGTGGCTCAAAATCGTTGCAAAACAATGTCCATTTTTTATACTTTATACTTTACTCtactatttgtccatattatttatgttggtctctagaccttattcttgcactgttggactactgactaaaggactatggttggactactttttgcaccttcaccatgacactcactccctttagcaccttaccagtcccggccctgtcactacaagcgtcttatgcttgatcaccctcaagtaCATTGGACTTtctaaatttaatttatatagtgtatttagtatttagttttgttagttttcttatctttcttatcttctactgtctttattgtacagtagaGTTTAgtgatatgtttatacttatacttatgtctaccatttctgctgtaagtgcatgttgtgtgtgatgtctgtatgctactgagacccttgaatttccccttggggatcaataaagtatctatctatctatctatctatctatctatctatccatccatctatccatctatccgaCATGTACTTGCATGGTGCATATTGTTGGTTGGGGCCAATTGTTATACTTCTGATATTACGGCTCACCCGTGTTTGCCACCCTGGAGACGATGAGCTTGTCCAGCAGGCTGTCTGGGATGGCACTGCCGTCCCTGTAGTGGCGCGACATGCGGTGCAGTGGCTCACGTTCCCACACCCAGTTCTCCAGCATCTGAGAGGGAACCTCCACAAAGTCCGTTTCCACCAACGTACCGCTGAACTCTGCATACTGAGTCTGAAAAGGTCAGAAGCCATTAGATGAGAAAATGTGTAATACACTAGCACTTAAACTGATGGTGAAAATAtaaccacaaacaaacactgaaaATTCATCCTATGCGCTCTATAACTTTAATAATAACAGTGTAAATATTTATGCAATGAAGAGGCACTATGGTAAACTTTACATTACAATAATATTGTAACCATTAATcattgaaataagaaaatataaaaaaaaacatgcccaGATAGGCTGGGGGCTACCTCACCCTTGAGCAGAGCTCGTGCATAACGTGGCCAAACTCGTGGAAGAAGGTCTCCACCTCGTGGTGCTGCAGCAGCGAAGGGAAGGAGCCACTGGGCTTAGTGAAGTTGGCCACCATGGCCGCCACTGGCACCATGCGTTTCCCATCAGGCCCTTGGCAGCCGGGCTGGAGACCGAAACAGGCTGCGTGTCCATACTTCCCCTCTCTGGAGACAAAGCACACTTGGTCATAAGTACATCAACTGGATTTCTAAATGGTGAAACAATTCACAACAAACTATCCAAGTGAAATAATATGTACTAGTCATGCTATTTCATCATGCGTGATAAAATGCTGAAACACGAAAATCTGCATGGCATTAACAGTTCACACTCTAGAACAACACATTATGTCATACTGTACAAATACCAGCAACATTAGtaataaaacataaacaaacttacagcattgtacaaaaTAATATTGTTGGGAGATCCCACACCTTAAAAACATACCTTTGATTTCTAACTAGCTTCTACTGGTCTGTGGCATTTAAGTTCTTTGTGCAGTACCTGGGATGCAGGTCCAGGTAGAACTGGCCAATCTCCTCACCAGTAGTACTGTCCAGAACAGAGTAGAGGCTGACACTGTCATGCCAGACATGGGCATGTTCGACCTGGCAGAAGGTTAAGCCTAGCAGGTCCTGGTAAATTCCTAGAAGCCCTTCCTGGACCACCTCAAGCGGGAAGTACTCTATCAGCTTGTCCTTGTCCACCGAGAACTTCACATGTTCCACCTGGTTCATATAGTAAGGCATGTCCCAGGCATGGATCTGTCCATCAAAGTCCAGCCCC
The Alosa sapidissima isolate fAloSap1 chromosome 23, fAloSap1.pri, whole genome shotgun sequence genome window above contains:
- the nln gene encoding neurolysin, mitochondrial isoform X3; translation: MQSYIMPFQSVSQINLFAPASRHVLDFPQFISPFKDVRLASTEADKRLAEFDVELSMREDIFHRLIALQEKKVNGLSPETERFVKRLIKLGKRNGLHLSKDIQEEIKSISKMISELSIDFSSNINEENTFLFFTEEELGGMAESYMASLDRLEDGRFKVTLAYPHYYPLMKRCYVPETRRKMEEAFHSRCKEENTPILEKLIELRAQMAKMLGFQTHADYVLEMNMAKTSSTVARFLDEFHEKLKPVGEQERKFILSLKQKECKRRGLDFDGQIHAWDMPYYMNQVEHVKFSVDKDKLIEYFPLEVVQEGLLGIYQDLLGLTFCQVEHAHVWHDSVSLYSVLDSTTGEEIGQFYLDLHPREGKYGHAACFGLQPGCQGPDGKRMVPVAAMVANFTKPSGSFPSLLQHHEVETFFHEFGHVMHELCSRTQYAEFSGTLVETDFVEVPSQMLENWVWEREPLHRMSRHYRDGSAIPDSLLDKLIVSRVANTGLMNLRQVVLSKVDQSLHTKPKADTAQEFAKHCQDILGIPATQGTNMTASFSHLAGGYDGQYYGYLWSEVYSMDIYFSRFRKEGIMNPKVGKEYRKVILETGGSRDGADMLKTFLGREAQQDAFFYCKGLTENRNGFL
- the nln gene encoding neurolysin, mitochondrial isoform X1; its protein translation is MFFLSILMCRRGNRLLHARSCVAMTLQNGLLISGKDYSGSAHSKNSLRWDLTPAQIQEHTKELIQRVRQVYDTIGALDVGKVTIENTVKPLADAKLYYASSRHVLDFPQFISPFKDVRLASTEADKRLAEFDVELSMREDIFHRLIALQEKKVNGLSPETERFVKRLIKLGKRNGLHLSKDIQEEIKSISKMISELSIDFSSNINEENTFLFFTEEELGGMAESYMASLDRLEDGRFKVTLAYPHYYPLMKRCYVPETRRKMEEAFHSRCKEENTPILEKLIELRAQMAKMLGFQTHADYVLEMNMAKTSSTVARFLDEFHEKLKPVGEQERKFILSLKQKECKRRGLDFDGQIHAWDMPYYMNQVEHVKFSVDKDKLIEYFPLEVVQEGLLGIYQDLLGLTFCQVEHAHVWHDSVSLYSVLDSTTGEEIGQFYLDLHPREGKYGHAACFGLQPGCQGPDGKRMVPVAAMVANFTKPSGSFPSLLQHHEVETFFHEFGHVMHELCSRTQYAEFSGTLVETDFVEVPSQMLENWVWEREPLHRMSRHYRDGSAIPDSLLDKLIVSRVANTGLMNLRQVVLSKVDQSLHTKPKADTAQEFAKHCQDILGIPATQGTNMTASFSHLAGGYDGQYYGYLWSEVYSMDIYFSRFRKEGIMNPKVGKEYRKVILETGGSRDGADMLKTFLGREAQQDAFFYCKGLTENRNGFL
- the nln gene encoding neurolysin, mitochondrial isoform X2, with product MTLQNGLLISGKDYSGSAHSKNSLRWDLTPAQIQEHTKELIQRVRQVYDTIGALDVGKVTIENTVKPLADAKLYYASSRHVLDFPQFISPFKDVRLASTEADKRLAEFDVELSMREDIFHRLIALQEKKVNGLSPETERFVKRLIKLGKRNGLHLSKDIQEEIKSISKMISELSIDFSSNINEENTFLFFTEEELGGMAESYMASLDRLEDGRFKVTLAYPHYYPLMKRCYVPETRRKMEEAFHSRCKEENTPILEKLIELRAQMAKMLGFQTHADYVLEMNMAKTSSTVARFLDEFHEKLKPVGEQERKFILSLKQKECKRRGLDFDGQIHAWDMPYYMNQVEHVKFSVDKDKLIEYFPLEVVQEGLLGIYQDLLGLTFCQVEHAHVWHDSVSLYSVLDSTTGEEIGQFYLDLHPREGKYGHAACFGLQPGCQGPDGKRMVPVAAMVANFTKPSGSFPSLLQHHEVETFFHEFGHVMHELCSRTQYAEFSGTLVETDFVEVPSQMLENWVWEREPLHRMSRHYRDGSAIPDSLLDKLIVSRVANTGLMNLRQVVLSKVDQSLHTKPKADTAQEFAKHCQDILGIPATQGTNMTASFSHLAGGYDGQYYGYLWSEVYSMDIYFSRFRKEGIMNPKVGKEYRKVILETGGSRDGADMLKTFLGREAQQDAFFYCKGLTENRNGFL